The region gaatttaaaagatatcataaataaaaatcgAACATATgattatgtatatatgtatagaTCTATTTACAGTTGTGCGAATAATAATTTCGAAAGACACAgtaaaaatgaaagaatcttaaaaaatcataataaagaaataaaacaagagataaatcaaaatgtcactaaaaaatatttccCCTATAAGGATAATTCTTCTTTACATTTATctttacaaaataataatattaagaagaataataaattatataatgatattaatatgaacaataaGGAACCCAATTGGTGTCCATTAACAGTTAACATTGAAAATATGCAAAAGAagtttaaaaaaacaaatgaaaataataaacataaaaatagtaaaatattaaataatgcCAATATGATGACTCACTTATTAAATTCATATGGTATGCCACCTAATCATTTTAAAAAGgacaataataaaaataacaatttaaataatatatcacaaaatgaagaaaagATTCATTATGAATCATATAACAAAGaattaacaaaaataaaaccTTCATTGTGTGATGATTATGAAATACTTAGTACTGATAATGATTCTACTTCAATTAAAGTTGATAAAAAACATCaacattataatatacCTCATGTTTCTCATATGTGTTATACTACTAATAGGTGTGGTAGATCCCCCAAATGTGAGGGTTCTAAAAAAAGTTATCCTCCGAATAATTCTAGGGTGTATAATAGACctcatttaaaaaaaagaagagaaaaaaaaaaaaagtggTATTATTATGACGATAGTAGTAGTAACgataacaataataataataatataaatgatgataataatgattgtgataataatgtttATGATGAGGAGGAGAGTACTGAAGAAGAGGAGGAcaataatgatgatgaaaatgataataataataataataataataataatatgtataaatatgataGTCTTTCTACCCTCGATGAATcatataagaataaaaaaagaaaaacaaatacgtataattcttatagttataataatacGAAGAAGCACAAAGTGGAAGATCCTATGAACGTGTGctataatatttcaaatgataatcaaaatattattgaaaaaaaaaaagaggaaaatttagaatatgataatatatcttataataatccaggatgtatacaaaatattaataatcatcaattaaaaaatgagtgtgaaaaaaaaatggaaatatTAGAAATGGATGAatgtaattataatgacaattatattgataataacaataataatagtaatattaatgaaatGTACAGCTATAACGGCTCTGAACAAATGTGTAATAAATTGAAAAAAGAACCTATTCATACTTATGACACaatcaaaaataaaaaagaaaaaaaaaattgttttAGGAGTCACAAGATTTTACGTTCTTCAATTATTTCATCAGATAGTAAGAAAATGAATCCATTTGATCctattcatatatttaaaaatatgttttgcaaaaataaaaaacaaaatcCACAATTCAATCATAGTGATATGTTTTATACTTATCAACATAATGATAGCATGgataaatatgtaaataaaattctaaagaatattataaacaaGGAGAAATCTcctttaaataatttatctAAAAATTATCAAAGAATAGAAgcattatataataaaaaatataaaatattcataagTGATAGTaaacaaattataaatggtagaacatattttaaaaataataaaaatgaatatatcTTAAGTaattatgaaaaagaaatggGACTCTATGAATTctttgaaaaatatttgaaaaaagATGTAGAAAAAGTCGATAATGAAAAGGGTCAGTCTGATAAACCTTCAGATCAAAACATAGAAGGAATTTATAATTCTACACAGAAACATTTTCTAGAAATTCAAAAAAGACAAGAGCATGATTCTGTAAATGAATTGGTGGGCATAATCAATGTAGAAGAAcaagatataaaaaatgataagCGTTACAATCAGGATGATATTGTATGTTTATCGGATGACCAAAATTATGTTcatgaagaaaatgatgTAATATgtattgataataataataataataataataacagcagcaatatttataataataataataataacagcaacaatatttataataataataataataacagcaacaatatttataataacaaccatatttataataatgaaggtgtattattttatgcttataacaaagaaaataaaaaccTAATAAAACTCAAGGAAGGTGACaacttatatataaaattttgCAGTAGTTCTAATGattatgataaaataaaaatattaaaacaagaaaccattttatttattttgatatatataatg is a window of Plasmodium gaboni strain SY75 chromosome 4, whole genome shotgun sequence DNA encoding:
- a CDS encoding putative SET domain protein, whose product is MNSMTLYHENFKNINSFLNSASVIWIEKEKLDSIIYIPLYTDIFQYIENFIEQPEKKENKNVLTKIYLLFDDDTYNIAVDISPLCNEQINKIPLLIYKSYYFWHLQFFFEKFKIKRQKLILNPLENLKDIINKNRTYDYVYMYRSIYSCANNNFERHSKNERILKNHNKEIKQEINQNVTKKYFPYKDNSSLHLSLQNNNIKKNNKLYNDINMNNKEPNWCPLTVNIENMQKKFKKTNENNKHKNSKILNNANMMTHLLNSYGMPPNHFKKDNNKNNNLNNISQNEEKIHYESYNKELTKIKPSLCDDYEILSTDNDSTSIKVDKKHQHYNIPHVSHMCYTTNRCGRSPKCEGSKKSYPPNNSRVYNRPHLKKRREKKKKWYYYDDSSSNDNNNNNNINDDNNDCDNNVYDEEESTEEEEDNNDDENDNNNNNNNNNMYKYDSLSTLDESYKNKKRKTNTYNSYSYNNTKKHKVEDPMNVCYNISNDNQNIIEKKKEENLEYDNISYNNPGCIQNINNHQLKNECEKKMEILEMDECNYNDNYIDNNNNNSNINEMYSYNGSEQMCNKLKKEPIHTYDTIKNKKEKKNCFRSHKILRSSIISSDSKKMNPFDPIHIFKNMFCKNKKQNPQFNHSDMFYTYQHNDSMDKYVNKILKNIINKEKSPLNNLSKNYQRIEALYNKKYKIFISDSKQIINGRTYFKNNKNEYILSNYEKEMGLYEFFEKYLKKDVEKVDNEKGQSDKPSDQNIEGIYNSTQKHFLEIQKRQEHDSVNELVGIINVEEQDIKNDKRYNQDDIVCLSDDQNYVHEENDVICIDNNNNNNNNSSNIYNNNNNNSNNIYNNNNNNSNNIYNNNHIYNNEGVLFYAYNKENKNLIKLKEGDNLYIKFCSSSNDYDKIKILKQETILFILIYIMQNKEKPTLSDICNFSPDLFWNMCLYFKDNIMNIDPDLVKIHKFLSTDKGEENGYHRYSSKRINYCEKRKRRKNKEPMEIMKLKDNVAFLDKFLQSINEKKLNKLKEIQSQNFENYELHRNINSLNKQQLINLFIDKEYEINLIPLTLLKEKCRNIIYEENLKMNMCACIRVIFDNIKGRCIYAASNMYKLDFICEYVGDVLTYNEAMKREEKYKRNTKKGCFMFYFKYDNKIYCVDSTKESVIDTEINNNKKKKKKLLKSFARLVNHSKKKSNLIPKVLKVDNNPRLFFVASRDIKEGEELLIDYGERDKEIIKDNQWLKF